One stretch of Armigeres subalbatus isolate Guangzhou_Male chromosome 2, GZ_Asu_2, whole genome shotgun sequence DNA includes these proteins:
- the LOC134214944 gene encoding E3 ubiquitin-protein ligase NEURL1B-like, with the protein MDLEIVRNSSEDEDPGETMIKIIERAEALLASLPNQRAKEAAINQRVCGIRKESTVPSNVNTSGPSGSSKPKRRPIETVHDDDCIIVEPEPDVEPKKAAKLAAASSVSQSMSPTPPSVAPPGVSDGITCPICFENVFQMQAASTICGHLYCYQCIAMEIEVRPKCPICSRPLQAPDIIQLFRN; encoded by the coding sequence ATGGACTTGGAAATTGTACGAAATTCCTCTGAGGATGAGGATCCAGGTGAAACtatgataaaaataattgaaCGCGCAGAAGCTCTTCTAGCTTCATTGCCAAATCAAAGAGCGAAAGAAGCTGCAATAAACCAAAGAGTTTGTGGAATAAGAAAAGAATCTACAGTGCCATCCAACGTGAACACGTCGGGGCCGTCAGGTTCTTCAAAACCGAAACGGCGCCCCATCGAGACTGTCCATGATGACGATTGCATCATTGTCGAACCTGAGCCTGATGTGGAACCGAAGAAGGCAGCAAAGTTGGCGGCAGCGTCGTCTGTTTCCCAGTCTATGTCCCCAACGCCACCAAGCGTAGCTCCTCCGGGCGTGTCGGATGGCATTACCTGTCCCATTTGCTTCGAAAACGTGTTTCAAATGCAGGCAGCATCTACCATATGTGGCCATCTTTACTGCTACCAGTGCATTGCCATGGAAATTGAGGTACGCCCGAAGTGTCCGATTTGCTCCAGACCGCTGCAAGCACCGGATATTATCCAACTGTTTCGTAATTGA